One Acinetobacter colistiniresistens DNA segment encodes these proteins:
- a CDS encoding HPF/RaiA family ribosome-associated protein, which yields MNIEIRTDKNIQGSERLISYVRAELTQEFQRYSERITHFSVHISDENGEKTGDHDKRCMIEARPAGMKPVAVTHKAANIDNSIHGAIDKLKRSLEHLYEKKEHHRGGLPEYVDVDDDIKVDDEA from the coding sequence ATGAATATTGAAATCCGTACAGATAAAAACATTCAAGGTAGTGAACGCTTAATCAGTTATGTTCGTGCAGAACTTACACAAGAATTTCAGCGCTATAGCGAGCGTATTACACATTTTTCGGTTCATATTAGTGATGAGAACGGGGAGAAAACGGGCGATCATGACAAGCGTTGTATGATTGAGGCCCGTCCAGCAGGAATGAAACCTGTTGCAGTGACACATAAAGCAGCAAATATTGATAATTCGATTCATGGTGCGATTGATAAACTGAAACGTAGTTTGGAGCATCTCTATGAGAAAAAAGAGCATCACCGTGGTGGTTTACCCGAATATGTTGATGTCGATGATGATATAAAAGTAGATGATGAGGCCTAA
- a CDS encoding transporter encodes MKTFQTLSLVTASMLASTAFAADFSFDRPGSGISTGITPVGQLAWEQGLPTVSYHEGSTNGVKDKTLTLNGDMLLRTGLADGLELQLGWQGPVWQQYKRAGTTKESNGLGDVSIGLKKAIDLKDDRLSMALLAKAIIATGNDEFTAHDDIYSLTSAVSYKFSDLIDTSITMRYEAQNSNWAVTAIPTIGYKIAGKLSGYSKFVYHKAESQDYEYGLGTGLIYALNNRMQLDASVGVDLNGDRKGYNGGFGVSVLF; translated from the coding sequence ATGAAAACATTTCAAACATTGAGCTTGGTTACAGCATCGATGCTGGCAAGTACGGCTTTTGCGGCTGACTTTTCTTTTGATCGTCCTGGTTCGGGGATCAGTACGGGGATTACCCCTGTAGGGCAGTTAGCTTGGGAGCAGGGTTTGCCAACCGTCAGCTATCATGAGGGGAGTACCAATGGGGTCAAAGACAAGACCTTAACCTTGAATGGTGACATGTTATTGCGTACTGGTTTAGCAGATGGCCTGGAATTGCAACTCGGTTGGCAAGGGCCTGTTTGGCAGCAATACAAACGTGCAGGGACGACTAAAGAAAGCAATGGTTTAGGCGACGTCAGCATTGGTTTGAAAAAAGCGATTGATTTAAAAGATGATCGTTTATCGATGGCATTATTGGCTAAAGCGATTATTGCAACGGGCAATGATGAATTCACGGCCCATGATGATATCTATAGCTTGACTTCAGCTGTGTCATATAAGTTCAGTGATTTAATTGATACCTCGATTACTATGCGTTATGAAGCGCAGAACAGTAATTGGGCGGTGACTGCAATTCCAACCATTGGCTATAAAATTGCCGGGAAATTATCGGGCTATTCTAAATTCGTTTACCACAAAGCAGAGAGCCAAGACTATGAATATGGTCTCGGTACGGGCCTGATTTATGCCTTGAATAACCGTATGCAATTGGATGCCAGTGTTGGAGTGGATCTCAATGGAGATCGAAAAGGCTATAACGGTGGCTTCGGCGTATCGGTTTTATTCTAA
- the dsbD gene encoding protein-disulfide reductase DsbD — MKMSVQGGHRFPLMRWFIGTILLLCGVLTYAQANSSTALLSPEQAFAFTVESTQSNQARLHWSIQPNYYLYQHKFEVQQGNQPLVLTLPKAVEQYDENYGHSQVYYQQAEFSIPTQASQHYRVTWQGCAKDRICYPPQNIEFQTDADGLVSVQNVSANTKKSFLDAARSSSALTVQAASNDDMQAEPTAQSSNSNHSAGMAQDQKWSSALEQHSLAYSLLLFLGLGILLAFTPCSLPMLPILTSLIVRDNKGVKAWSIALTFVVSMALVYAVLGLIASAAGLNFQRWLQQPATLIAFSLLFVVFALNLFGLFELKLPQNWVNRLDQMQSNQKGGTLVGASVMGMISALLVGPCMTAPLAGVLLFISQTQNQWQGALLLFTLGFGMGIPLLLASVLGAKALPKAGDWMNQIKVIFAFLMLALSIYFIRPLLPELAIQVLSLMLGLAFIVYAAYRLFGQKSKLQWLYAVLLILAIPALAFNQYQHIQNLSSVQADKLADWHVAQTATEFQQILAHAPKDRGIVIDVYADWCVACQPIEHRILKDAEVQQALSGYYLVKLDLSHYDASHQALLAQWDILGPPTYLFLDQQQQEIRSLRLTGAFQKAELLQQLAFFKGKQ, encoded by the coding sequence ATGAAAATGTCTGTTCAAGGTGGGCATCGTTTCCCGCTGATGCGTTGGTTCATAGGAACCATTTTGCTGTTATGCGGGGTTTTGACTTACGCGCAAGCGAATTCATCAACAGCTTTGCTGAGCCCTGAACAGGCATTTGCATTTACAGTTGAATCGACGCAGTCGAATCAGGCCCGTTTACATTGGTCTATTCAGCCCAATTATTATCTGTATCAGCATAAATTTGAAGTACAACAAGGCAATCAGCCACTTGTATTAACATTGCCTAAAGCGGTCGAACAGTATGATGAGAACTATGGTCATAGCCAAGTCTATTATCAACAAGCTGAGTTTAGCATTCCGACTCAGGCATCACAGCATTATCGGGTGACTTGGCAAGGCTGTGCCAAAGACCGGATTTGTTATCCTCCGCAAAATATTGAATTCCAGACCGATGCCGATGGCCTGGTTAGTGTTCAGAATGTCAGTGCAAATACTAAAAAAAGCTTTTTAGATGCGGCTCGCTCATCGAGCGCCTTAACTGTTCAAGCAGCAAGCAATGATGACATGCAAGCCGAGCCAACTGCACAAAGCTCAAATTCAAATCATTCGGCTGGTATGGCACAAGACCAAAAATGGTCCAGTGCACTTGAACAGCACTCCTTGGCCTATAGTCTTTTACTGTTCTTGGGCTTAGGGATTTTATTGGCTTTTACCCCATGTTCCTTACCAATGTTACCCATTTTGACCTCCTTGATTGTACGAGACAATAAAGGGGTGAAAGCATGGTCGATTGCACTCACTTTTGTGGTGAGTATGGCTTTGGTCTACGCCGTATTGGGCTTGATTGCATCGGCAGCAGGACTAAATTTTCAGCGTTGGTTACAACAACCTGCCACCTTGATTGCGTTTAGCTTATTGTTCGTGGTATTTGCGCTTAATTTATTTGGCTTGTTTGAGTTAAAACTGCCACAGAACTGGGTCAATCGACTCGATCAGATGCAATCCAACCAAAAAGGTGGCACCTTGGTGGGTGCCAGTGTCATGGGCATGATTTCAGCCCTGTTGGTGGGGCCCTGTATGACTGCACCTTTGGCAGGAGTGTTACTGTTTATCTCGCAAACGCAGAACCAATGGCAAGGCGCGCTGTTGCTGTTTACACTGGGTTTTGGTATGGGAATTCCCTTGCTGCTCGCCAGTGTATTGGGAGCAAAAGCCTTACCCAAAGCTGGCGACTGGATGAATCAAATCAAGGTGATTTTTGCCTTTTTGATGTTGGCATTGAGCATTTATTTTATTCGTCCCTTATTGCCCGAACTGGCGATTCAGGTTCTGAGCCTGATGCTCGGTTTGGCCTTTATTGTTTATGCGGCGTATCGTCTATTTGGACAGAAATCTAAATTGCAATGGCTGTATGCAGTGTTGCTGATTTTAGCGATTCCAGCATTGGCGTTTAACCAATACCAACATATTCAAAATCTCAGCTCGGTTCAGGCAGATAAATTGGCGGATTGGCATGTAGCACAGACGGCAACTGAATTTCAGCAAATCCTTGCTCATGCGCCTAAAGATCGTGGCATTGTGATCGATGTCTATGCGGACTGGTGTGTGGCATGTCAGCCGATTGAGCACCGCATTTTAAAAGATGCAGAGGTACAACAAGCGTTATCGGGCTATTATCTGGTTAAACTGGATTTAAGCCACTACGATGCATCACATCAAGCCTTGTTGGCACAGTGGGATATTTTAGGACCACCCACTTATTTATTTTTAGATCAGCAACAACAAGAAATTCGCTCGCTACGCTTAACTGGTGCATTCCAGAAAGCTGAGCTATTACAGCAACTGGCTTTCTTTAAAGGGAAACAATAA
- a CDS encoding ankyrin repeat domain-containing protein — MLNKQQQALVQAIQQLDLDQVRALLAEGLDPNFIDPEQGPPVSIICDGLFVWWEQICEAYEAGKPLSEKEKQQQLQVYLDILDALIQAKANLHLWDAEEFYGPLWDAASSACVPVVQRLLDEKVDPNTRDEEGLTVLSSISQLFFDCEFDEIDWSESLQEERATLELLRQHGAKMSKELSA; from the coding sequence ATGTTAAATAAGCAGCAGCAGGCCTTGGTGCAAGCCATACAACAACTCGATTTAGACCAAGTGCGAGCTTTACTTGCTGAAGGACTTGATCCGAACTTTATTGACCCCGAACAAGGCCCTCCGGTTTCCATCATTTGTGATGGTTTATTTGTGTGGTGGGAACAAATCTGTGAGGCCTATGAAGCTGGAAAACCATTGAGCGAAAAAGAAAAGCAACAACAGCTACAAGTTTATTTAGACATTTTAGACGCGCTCATTCAAGCCAAAGCCAATTTACATTTATGGGACGCAGAAGAATTTTATGGTCCGCTTTGGGATGCAGCCAGTTCTGCCTGCGTACCTGTGGTCCAACGTTTACTTGATGAAAAAGTAGATCCGAATACCCGTGATGAAGAAGGTCTCACCGTTTTATCATCGATCAGTCAATTATTTTTTGATTGCGAATTTGATGAAATTGATTGGTCTGAATCATTGCAGGAAGAGCGTGCAACATTGGAGTTGCTACGTCAACATGGTGCAAAAATGTCAAAAGAGCTCAGCGCATAA